The Sphaerospermopsis torques-reginae ITEP-024 genome has a window encoding:
- a CDS encoding nucleotidyltransferase domain-containing protein: MLNQPIYTVLTQVQQKLKQLYGEQLEKLILYGSQARGTAQPDSDIDILIVLKDVFNYSQESEKISQIIADLCLEYNVLISCAFANREQLENYESGFFRNIRKDGLII, encoded by the coding sequence ATGCTAAATCAACCTATTTACACAGTTTTAACCCAAGTACAGCAAAAGTTAAAACAACTTTATGGAGAACAGTTAGAAAAACTAATTTTATATGGTTCACAAGCCAGAGGAACAGCACAACCAGATTCAGATATTGATATTTTAATTGTGTTAAAAGATGTTTTTAATTATTCTCAAGAGAGTGAAAAAATTAGTCAAATAATTGCTGATTTATGTTTAGAATACAATGTGTTAATTAGTTGTGCTTTTGCTAATAGAGAACAATTAGAAAATTATGAGAGTGGTTTTTTTCGTAATATTAGAAAAGATGGTTTAATAATATGA
- a CDS encoding HEPN domain-containing protein produces the protein MNDDQKRLLEKAERSLQAAVELNQKGFAEFAVSRGYYAMFYSILRVYLVQVISHFQFDVMICPKFLYLIVTQSAVYCYGFFRK, from the coding sequence ATGAATGATGACCAAAAAAGACTTTTAGAAAAAGCTGAGAGGAGTTTACAAGCAGCAGTAGAACTTAACCAAAAAGGTTTTGCTGAATTTGCTGTTTCTCGTGGTTATTATGCTATGTTTTACAGCATTTTGCGCGTCTATCTGGTACAGGTTATATCTCATTTTCAATTTGATGTAATGATATGCCCTAAATTCTTGTACCTAATCGTTACGCAAAGTGCTGTATATTGCTACGGCTTTTTTAGAAAGTGA
- a CDS encoding HEPN domain-containing protein: MLYIATAFLESEGLAYSKHSAVIAAFGEKFARTDRVPREFHRYLIDAERTRLRGDYNTDPNITEADADLIIQRTIEILDFAKANIDCL, encoded by the coding sequence GTGCTGTATATTGCTACGGCTTTTTTAGAAAGTGAAGGACTTGCTTATTCTAAACATTCAGCCGTTATTGCTGCTTTTGGAGAAAAATTTGCTCGCACAGACAGAGTTCCTCGTGAATTTCATCGTTATTTAATTGATGCAGAAAGAACTCGTTTAAGGGGTGACTATAATACTGATCCTAATATTACAGAAGCTGATGCGGATCTGATTATTCAAAGAACTATAGAAATCCTAGATTTTGCGAAAGCAAATATTGATTGTTTATGA
- a CDS encoding type II toxin-antitoxin system VapC family toxin produces MSNYLLDTNILLRSRDITSPDFHLVDKTIKYLISNNHQCFITSQVIIEFWVVATRPVNVNGLGWTVAQTTQAVQMLINQFDLLEETPDVFSTWLNLVTTYNISGKRTHDIHILAVMLAHHISHILTLNPKDFITVPEITIIHPENISS; encoded by the coding sequence ATGAGTAATTACCTATTAGATACCAATATTCTTTTACGTTCCAGAGATATCACATCTCCTGATTTTCATTTAGTTGATAAAACAATTAAATATTTAATATCTAATAATCATCAATGTTTTATTACTTCTCAAGTAATCATTGAATTTTGGGTTGTTGCTACTCGTCCTGTCAATGTTAATGGATTAGGGTGGACTGTAGCACAAACAACCCAAGCAGTACAAATGCTAATAAATCAATTTGATTTACTAGAAGAAACACCAGATGTATTTTCTACTTGGTTGAACTTAGTAACAACATATAATATTTCTGGTAAACGCACTCACGATATACACATATTAGCCGTGATGCTTGCTCATCATATCAGCCATATTTTAACTTTAAATCCCAAAGATTTTATAACTGTTCCTGAAATTACAATTATTCACCCTGAAAATATTAGTAGCTAA
- a CDS encoding type II toxin-antitoxin system RelE/ParE family toxin, translated as MEWNIIFDPDFRIWFYQQEQGFQNEAFAVLGILAEFGPSLGRPRVDTLEGSNFSNMKELRIQYQGEPWRILFAFDPKRQAILLVGGNKTGNKKWYKENIPIADKRYREYLETLKEEKS; from the coding sequence ATGGAATGGAATATAATATTTGATCCAGATTTTAGAATTTGGTTTTATCAACAAGAACAGGGATTTCAAAATGAAGCATTTGCAGTATTAGGTATTTTAGCAGAATTTGGACCCAGTTTAGGAAGACCAAGAGTTGATACTTTAGAAGGTTCTAATTTCAGTAATATGAAAGAACTACGTATTCAATATCAAGGAGAACCTTGGCGGATTTTATTTGCATTTGATCCCAAAAGACAAGCGATTTTATTAGTTGGAGGTAACAAAACTGGTAATAAAAAATGGTATAAAGAAAATATACCCATAGCAGATAAAAGATATCGAGAATATTTGGAAACACTCAAGGAAGAAAAATCATGA
- a CDS encoding XRE family transcriptional regulator produces the protein MKKYTTLSEELNQLSQERKEIIAARTSELRLAEITLQNLRERLGLSSSELADSLELSEIEISDLENQPSLELNTIRNVVNALGGTMEIIIKLPNKEPIMMNLSESGYPG, from the coding sequence ATGAAAAAATATACAACTTTATCGGAAGAGTTAAATCAACTTTCTCAAGAACGAAAAGAAATAATTGCTGCAAGAACTTCTGAATTAAGATTAGCAGAAATTACGCTGCAAAATTTACGGGAAAGATTGGGTTTATCATCATCAGAATTAGCTGATAGTTTGGAATTATCAGAAATAGAAATATCTGATTTAGAAAATCAACCAAGTTTAGAATTAAATACAATACGTAATGTTGTTAATGCTTTGGGAGGAACTATGGAAATTATTATTAAACTTCCTAATAAAGAACCTATTATGATGAATTTGTCTGAATCAGGATACCCAGGATGA
- a CDS encoding SUMF1/EgtB/PvdO family nonheme iron enzyme, which translates to MNNPQQPGKYDAVLGGNSPSIEGAAVLGGIEGVKLRLQNPDAKVRIAALEQALNYGEQGLDLVIAGLKDKSWDIQNAAYLILNSRTEPRIKQILEKPNHEGLKLEQIEVVTVNKIGEIIQRQQRIARYFIEDLGNGVSLEMAAIPGGTFMMGSPENEEGISYDESPQHQVTIPSFFMGKYPVTQAQYQAIMGTNPSYFKGSNRPVEQVSWNNAVAFCKKLSQKTGKNYRLPSEAEWEYACRAGTNTPFHFGETITTDLANYDNINTYGQEPQGVYREKTRDVGSFGVANNFGLYDMHGNVWEWCQDNWHSNYEGALTDGSAWLDAKKNTNTKLLRGGSWVVNPEGCRSACRFNNILAFNDFRVGFRVVCSGAART; encoded by the coding sequence ATGAATAATCCACAACAACCAGGAAAATACGATGCTGTGCTTGGTGGTAATAGTCCATCAATAGAAGGTGCAGCCGTTTTAGGTGGTATTGAAGGGGTAAAATTACGGTTACAAAATCCAGATGCAAAAGTGAGAATTGCTGCACTTGAGCAAGCTTTGAATTATGGAGAACAGGGTTTAGATTTAGTAATTGCAGGTTTAAAAGATAAATCTTGGGATATTCAAAATGCAGCTTATTTAATATTAAATTCTAGAACAGAACCAAGAATTAAACAAATATTAGAAAAACCTAATCACGAAGGTTTAAAACTAGAACAAATTGAAGTAGTAACAGTTAATAAAATTGGTGAAATTATTCAACGACAGCAACGTATAGCTAGATATTTTATAGAAGATTTGGGTAATGGTGTTAGCTTGGAAATGGCTGCTATTCCTGGTGGTACTTTTATGATGGGTTCACCAGAAAATGAAGAGGGAATATCTTATGATGAAAGTCCCCAGCATCAAGTTACTATTCCTAGTTTCTTTATGGGAAAATATCCGGTAACACAGGCACAATATCAAGCTATTATGGGAACTAATCCTTCTTATTTCAAAGGTAGTAATCGTCCAGTTGAACAAGTTAGTTGGAATAATGCCGTGGCTTTCTGTAAAAAGTTAAGTCAAAAGACAGGAAAAAACTATAGATTACCAAGTGAAGCCGAATGGGAATATGCTTGTAGAGCGGGAACTAACACACCATTTCACTTTGGAGAGACGATTACAACTGATTTAGCTAACTATGATAATATTAATACTTATGGACAAGAACCCCAAGGAGTTTATAGAGAAAAAACAAGAGACGTAGGGAGTTTTGGAGTAGCCAATAACTTTGGATTATACGATATGCACGGCAATGTATGGGAGTGGTGTCAAGATAATTGGCATAGTAACTATGAAGGTGCGCTAACAGATGGAAGCGCATGGCTAGATGCTAAAAAGAATACTAACACAAAGCTGCTGCGCGGTGGTTCGTGGGTCGTCAATCCTGAGGGTTGCCGTTCTGCTTGTCGCTTCAACAACATCCTCGCCTTCAACGACTTCAGGGTTGGTTTTCGGGTTGTATGTAGTGGTGCGGCGAGGACTTAA
- a CDS encoding pentapeptide repeat-containing protein, with the protein MNNPQQPLEYDAVLGGENQISSSHDLKMTTERAVNLLKAGTAGIKAWNLFRQKETYLPSLEGVDLSGINLTGANLQGVNLKNSKLVKAKLISVYLINADLQESDLTQASLTNSNFSNANLQGANLTNANFINSNFTKANLTKANLTEGVGYNDNVSCNFKEANFSGAIVIRANLKNCNLESTNLTETKFDNANLYGANLQNSIIANTSFLNTNLEFADVTGTNFFFAHLNQQTLTNNTRGI; encoded by the coding sequence ATGAATAATCCACAACAACCCCTAGAATACGATGCTGTGCTTGGTGGTGAAAATCAAATATCAAGTAGTCATGATCTGAAAATGACCACAGAAAGAGCGGTAAATTTGTTAAAAGCTGGTACAGCGGGAATTAAAGCATGGAATCTATTTAGACAGAAAGAAACCTATCTCCCTAGTCTTGAAGGAGTTGATTTGAGTGGAATTAATTTGACTGGTGCTAATCTTCAAGGTGTGAATTTAAAAAATTCTAAATTAGTTAAAGCTAAACTTATAAGTGTCTATCTTATTAATGCCGATTTGCAGGAATCTGATCTAACTCAAGCATCGCTAACTAACAGTAATTTTTCTAATGCTAATCTTCAAGGTGCAAACTTGACAAATGCAAATTTTATTAATTCAAATTTCACAAAAGCTAATCTTACAAAAGCTAATTTAACAGAAGGTGTAGGATATAATGACAATGTATCATGTAACTTCAAAGAAGCAAATTTCTCAGGTGCTATTGTAATCAGAGCCAATTTGAAAAACTGTAATTTAGAATCAACAAATTTAACTGAAACTAAATTCGATAATGCTAATTTATATGGAGCAAATCTTCAAAATTCCATTATTGCTAATACAAGTTTTTTAAACACAAATCTTGAATTTGCTGATGTAACAGGAACTAATTTTTTTTTCGCCCATCTTAATCAACAAACTCTGACAAATAACACTAGAGGAATTTAA